The following are from one region of the Vidua macroura isolate BioBank_ID:100142 chromosome 15, ASM2450914v1, whole genome shotgun sequence genome:
- the LOC128814894 gene encoding alpha-2C adrenergic receptor-like — protein sequence MEPASALPNTSGNGSGAGSAPHSPAATGLILLAALSVLLATLLGNALVVVAISTSRALQAPQNLFLVSLASADILVAVLVLPFSLANEVMGYWYFGGLWCSLYLALDVLLCTASIGHLCAISLDRYWAVTRAARLNLRRSPRQVKGMIGAVWAAAALVALPPLLRPRPGGRECQLSQETWYVLASCAASFFVPCLVMVAVYCRIYRLTAQRTAALLAARSPRPASGDGKVPGVGMLRWRRRSQHQSVLLCRRRLVRARERRFTVVLAVVMGAFVLCWFPFFFTYSLGALCGQGCHVSKPLFNFFFWIGYCNSSVNPLIYTLFNRDFRAAFRRLLAVPHRQRT from the coding sequence ATGGAGCCAGCCAGCGCCCTTCCCAACACCTCCGGTAACGGCAGCGGCGCTGGCAGTGCCCCACACTCACCCGCAGCCACGGGGCTCATCTTGCTGGCAGCCCTGTCCGTCCTGCTGGCCACCCTGCTGGGCAACGCTCTAGTGGTGGTGGCCATCTCCACCAGCCGGGCCCTGCAAGCCCCACAGAACCTCTTCCTCGTGTCCCTGGCCTCAGCAGACATCCTGGTGGCCGTCCTCGTCCTGCCCTTCTCCCTGGCCAATGAGGTGATGGGCTACTGGTACTTTGGTGGGCTGTGGTGCAGCCTGTACCTGGCGCTGGACGTGCTGCTCTGCACCGCGTCCATCGGGCACCTCTGTGCCATCAGCCTCGACCGCTACTGGGCCGTGACACGGGCGGCACGGCTCAACCTGCGCCGCAGCCCGCGGCAGGTGAAGGGCATGATCGGGGCGGTCTGGGCAGCGGCGGccctggtggcactgccaccgcTCCTgcggccgcggccgggcgggcgggagTGCCAGCTGAGCCAGGAGACCTGGTACGTGCTGGCCTCCTGCGCCGCCTCCTTCTTCGTCCCCTGCCTCGTCATGGTCGCCGTCTACTGCCGCATCTACCGCCTGACTGCCCAGCGGACGGCCGCCCTGCTCGCCGCCCGCTCGCCGCGCCCCGCCAGCGGCGATGGAAAGGTGCCGGGCGTTGGGATGCTGAGATGGCGGCGCCGGAGCCAGCACCAGAGTGTGTTGCTGTGCCGCCGGCGGCTGGTGCGGGCGCGGGAGCGGCGCTTCACTGTCGTGCTGGCTGTGGTGATGGGCGCCTTCGTGCTGTGCTGGTTCCCCTTCTTCTTCACCTACAGCCTGGGGGCTCTCTGTGGGCAGGGCTGCCATGTCTCCAAGCCCCTCTTCAACTTCTTCTTCTGGATCGGCTACTGCAACAGCAGCGTCAACCCCCTCATCTACACCCTCTTCAACCGGGACTTCCGTGCTGCCTTCCGCCGGCTCCTCGCCGTCCCCCACCGGCAGCGCACTTAG
- the SLC34A1 gene encoding LOW QUALITY PROTEIN: sodium-dependent phosphate transport protein 2A (The sequence of the model RefSeq protein was modified relative to this genomic sequence to represent the inferred CDS: inserted 2 bases in 1 codon): MLPYRTESPVLPGRCPVRGGRVVHGPQFAYCPSPQALHRLPGAHSCPFTVSAVPCPDHGFPCPGSPGRLREGRERYELDALSWQGHRLGLDELQRPELGCWARVQSFCVSLLKVPLMFGFLYLFVCSLDVLSSAFQLAGGKVAGDIFKDNAILSNPVAGLVVGILVTVLVQSSSTSTSIIVSMVSSGLLEVRSAIPIIMGSNIGTSVTNTIVALMQAGDRSEFKRAFAGATVHDCFNWLSVLVLLPLEVVSGYLHHVTRLVVATFNIRSGKDAPDLLKIITEPFTKLIIQLDKSVITGIATGDESLRNRSLIRIWCGPATPQMATVGLGPPPNCTSPGHCXALRASRSFTTSPGRSGQVAKAIQKVINTDLPHPLSWLTGYFAMVVGAGMTFVVQSSSVFTSAITPLIGLGVISIERAYPLTLGSNIGTTTTAILAALASPGDKLASSFQIALCHFFFNISGILLWYPLPFTRLPIRMAKALGERTAKYRWFAVLYLIICFLLLPSLIFGISMAGWRALVGVGAPFLGLLFFVGLVNALQAHSPGRLPKWLQTWDFLPAWMHSLQPLDRVITQATLCCTDRCRSPEGWEEQEGAPRDKARLGLDNPALSYPEEMPSPTTRVGSPRPLPHGATRL; encoded by the exons ATGCTGCCCTACCGGACGGAGAGCCCGGTCCTGCCCGGTCGCTGCCCGGTGCGGGGAGGAAGGGTTGTGCACGGGCCACAGTTCGCCTACTGCCCCAGCCCCCAAG ctctgcaccgGCTGCCGGGTGCCCACAGCTGCCCCTTCACGGTCAGCGCTGTGCCCTGCCCTGACCATGGCTTCCCCTGCCCCGGCTCCCCGGGGCGCCTGCGCGAGGGCCGGGAGCGGTACGAGCTGGACGCGCTGTCCTGGCAGGGGCACCGACTGGGCTTGGACGAGCTGCAGAGGCCAG AGCTCGGGTGCTGGGCCAGGGTCCAGTCCTTCTGTGTCTCCCTTCTAAAGGTGCCCCTGATGTTTGGGTTCCTGTACCTCTTTGTGTGCTCTCTGGAcgtgctcagctctgccttccagcTGGCTGGAG GTAAGGTGGCGGGGGACATCTTCAAGGACAACGCCATCCTCTCCAATCCAGTGGCTGGGCTGGTGGTGGGCATCCTGGTGACTGTGCTGGTGCAGagctcctccacctccacctctATCATCGTCAGCATGGTCTCCTCAGGGT tgctggaggTGCGCTCTGCCATCCCCATCATCATGGGCTCCAACATCGGCACCTCGGTCACCAACACCATCGTGGCCCTCATGCAGGCTGGCGACCGCAGTGAGTTCAAACG GGCCTTCGCTGGTGCCACAGTGCACGACTGCTTCAACTGGCTgtcagtgctggtgctgctgccactggagGTGGTGAGTGGGTACCTGCACCACGTCACCCGCCTGGTTGTGGCCACCTTCAACATCCGCAGCGGGAAAGATGCCCCCGACCTGCTGAAGATCATCACAGAGCCCTTCACCAAACTCATCATCCAG CTGGACAAGTCTGTGATCACGGGCATCGCGACAGGGGACGAGAGCCTGCGCAACCGGAGCCTCATCCGCATCTGGTGTGGACCTGCAACCCCACAG ATGGCCACTGTGGGGCTTGGGCCCCCCCCAAACTGCACATCCCCCGGCCACTG AGCACTAAGGGCATCGAGGTCCTTCACAACGTCACCAGGCAGAAGT GGGCAGGTGGCCAAAGCCATCCAGAAGGTCATCAACACTG ACCTTCCACACCCGCTCAGCTGGCTCACCGGGTACTTCGCCATGGTGGTGGGTGCTGGGATGACCTTCgtggtgcagagcagctctgtcttCACCTCTGCCATCACACCCCTGATCG GCCTGGGGGTGATCAGCATTGAGCGTGCCTACCCACTGACCCTGGGCTCAAACATTGGCACCACCACCACTGCCATCCTAGCTGCCCTGGCCAGTCCAGGGGACAAGCTGGCCAGCTCCTTCCAG ATTGCTCTGTGCCACTTCTTCTTCAACATCTCGGGCATCCTGCTGTGGTACCCACTGCCCTTCACCCGCCTGCCCATCCGCATGGCCAAGGCGCTGGGCGAGCGCACGGCCAAGTACCGCTGGTTTGCCGTGCTGTACCTCATCAtctgcttcctcctgctgccctccctcaTCTTCGGCATCTCCATGGCGGGCTGGCGGGCGCTGGTGGGGGTGGGCGCGCCCTTCCTCGGCCTCCTCTTCTTCGTGGGGCTGGTGAACGCGCTGCAGGCACACAGCCCCGGGCGCCTGCCCAAGTGGCTGCAGACCTGGGACTTCCTCCCCGCCTGGATGCACTCGCTGCAGCCCCTGGACCGCGTCATCACCCAGGCCACGCTGTGCTGCACCGACCGCTGCCGCAGCCCCgagggctgggaggagcaggagggcgCACCCCGCgacaaggccaggctggggctggacaACCCCGCTCTCTCGTACCCCGAGGAGATGCCCAGCCCCACCACGCGGGTGGGCTCCCCTCGCCCACTCCCGCACGGTGCCACACGGCTCTAG
- the RGS14 gene encoding regulator of G-protein signaling 14 isoform X2: MQGKGKLLVVHNGRMGPAVSDGELNASRARGSNHSVNSLPGPPTTCGSSQGSVVSWAESFETLLQDRVAVTYFTEFLKKEFSAENVYFWQACERFQQIPASDTQQLAQEARRIYDEFLSSHSVSPVNIDKQAWIGEDMLANPSPDMFRIQQLQIFNLMKFDSYTRFVKSPLYQACLRAESQGQPLPDLRPHSRSSSPPPDLSKTKLKLGKSLPLGVETAGSGANRSLQRSFRKGERREPSWAEGGEGSRSAMLWRESQGSLNSSASLDLGFLSSASTAASPWAEGQQKSLGGSEAELPAKPMKYCCVYLPDGTASLASVRPGHSIRDMLAGICEKRGFRLPDIKVFLVGNEQKALVLDQECSVLADQEVKLENRISFDLEISSLNKTIRITAKSTKRIWEALQPVLGKYGVSVEQAQLRRQGEPATLDLEKLVSTVSAQKLVLETPADVRAMGSAEAAAAPSLLRSEEGSPTGAEPDTRWEVPSSFSRPQSSAAMNLNRRTYDLEGLVELLNRAQSCRANDQRGLLSKEDLVLPDFLQLPVQDDSACEGSHQPSAPQAGSEGSSCPQEEPALAQPSFDHKL, encoded by the exons atgcagggcaaGGGCAAACTGCTGGTGGTCCACAACGGGCGCATG GGCCCGGCCGTGTCGGATGGAG agTTAAATGCCTCCCGGGCCCGTGGCAGCAACCACAGTGTGAACAGCCTGCCGGGCCCACCAACCACGTGTGGATccagccagggctctgtggTCAGCTGGGCTGAATCCTTTGAGACCCTGCTGCAGGACCGTGTGGCTGTCACCTACTTCACC gaGTTCCTCAAGAAAGAGTTCAGTGCTGAAAACGTCTACTTTTGGCAGGCATGTGAGCGCTTCCAGCAGATCCCGGCCAGCGACACACAGCAG CTGGCCCAGGAGGCACGGCGGATCTACGATGAGTTCCTCTCCAGCCACTCGGTCAGTCCTGTGAACATTGACAAGCAGGCCTGGATTGGGGAGGACATGCTGGCCAACCCCTCCCCAGACATGTTTcgcatccagcagctccag ATCTTCAACCTGATGAAGTTTGACAGCTACACACGCTTTGTGAAATCCCCACTCTACCAGGCCTGCCTGCGGGCAGAGAGCCAGGGCCAGCCCCTGCCTGACCTGCGGCCCCACTcccgcagcagcagcccccCTCCTGACCTCAGCAAG ACGAAGCTGAAGCTGGGCAAGTCGCTGCCACTGGGCGTGGAGACAGCGGGCAGCGGTGCCAACCGCAGCCTTCAGCGCTCCTTCAGGAAGGGAGAGCGGCGGGAGCCATCCTGGGCAG AGgggggagaaggcagcaggagtGCCATGCTGTGGAGGGAGTCCCAGGGCTCACTCAACTCTTCAGCCAGCCTGGACCTGGGCTTCTTGTCCTCGGCCAGCACAGCCGCCAGCCCCTGGGCGGAG GGCCAGCAGAAGAGCCTGGGGGGCAGcgaggcagagctgccagccaaACCCATGAAGTACTGCTGCGTGTACCTGCCCGACGGCACGGCCTCGCTGGCCTCTGTCCGGCCCGGCCACTCCATCCGGGACATGCTGGCAGGGATATGTGAGAAACGCGGCTTCCGCCTCCCCGACATCAAGGtcttcctggtggggaatgAGCAG AAAGCGTTGGTGCTGGACCAGGAGTGCTCTGTGTTGGCAGACCAGGAGGTGAAGCTGGAAAACAGGATAAGCTTTGA cctggaaaTCTCCTCCCTCAACAAGACCATCCGCATCACAGCCAAGTCAACCAAGCGCATCTGGGAAGCGCTGCAGCCCGTGCTGGGCAAGTACGGCGTGAGCGTGGAGCAGGCGCAGCTGCGCAGG CAAGGTGAGCCAGCCACCCTGGACTTGGAGAAGCTGGTCAGCACAGTGTCTGCTCAGAAACTTGTCTTGGAAACACCAGCAG ACGTGCGAGCGATGGGGAGCGCTGAGGCTGCGGCTGCCCCCTCTCTGCTCCGGAGTGAG GAGGGAAGCCCaacaggagcagagcctgacacaCGATGGGAGGtgccctcctccttctccaggccACAGTCTTCAGCTGCCATGAACCTCAACCGCCGCACGTACGACCTGGAAG ggctggtggagctgctgAACCGTGCCCAGAGCTGCCGGGCCAACGACCAGCGTGGGCTGCTCTCTAAGGAGGACCTGGTCCTGCCTGACTTCCTCCAGCTCCCCGTGCAGGATGACAGTGCCTGTGAGGGGTCACATCAGCCCAGTGCCCCTCAGGCTGGCTCTGAGGGAAGCAGCTGCCCTCAGGAAGAGCCTGCGCTGGCTCAGCCTTCGTTCGACCACAAGCTCTGA
- the RGS14 gene encoding regulator of G-protein signaling 14 isoform X1 has translation MQGKGKLLVVHNGRMGPAVSDGELNASRARGSNHSVNSLPGPPTTCGSSQGSVVSWAESFETLLQDRVAVTYFTEFLKKEFSAENVYFWQACERFQQIPASDTQQLAQEARRIYDEFLSSHSVSPVNIDKQAWIGEDMLANPSPDMFRIQQLQIFNLMKFDSYTRFVKSPLYQACLRAESQGQPLPDLRPHSRSSSPPPDLSKKTKLKLGKSLPLGVETAGSGANRSLQRSFRKGERREPSWAEGGEGSRSAMLWRESQGSLNSSASLDLGFLSSASTAASPWAEGQQKSLGGSEAELPAKPMKYCCVYLPDGTASLASVRPGHSIRDMLAGICEKRGFRLPDIKVFLVGNEQKALVLDQECSVLADQEVKLENRISFDLEISSLNKTIRITAKSTKRIWEALQPVLGKYGVSVEQAQLRRQGEPATLDLEKLVSTVSAQKLVLETPADVRAMGSAEAAAAPSLLRSEEGSPTGAEPDTRWEVPSSFSRPQSSAAMNLNRRTYDLEGLVELLNRAQSCRANDQRGLLSKEDLVLPDFLQLPVQDDSACEGSHQPSAPQAGSEGSSCPQEEPALAQPSFDHKL, from the exons atgcagggcaaGGGCAAACTGCTGGTGGTCCACAACGGGCGCATG GGCCCGGCCGTGTCGGATGGAG agTTAAATGCCTCCCGGGCCCGTGGCAGCAACCACAGTGTGAACAGCCTGCCGGGCCCACCAACCACGTGTGGATccagccagggctctgtggTCAGCTGGGCTGAATCCTTTGAGACCCTGCTGCAGGACCGTGTGGCTGTCACCTACTTCACC gaGTTCCTCAAGAAAGAGTTCAGTGCTGAAAACGTCTACTTTTGGCAGGCATGTGAGCGCTTCCAGCAGATCCCGGCCAGCGACACACAGCAG CTGGCCCAGGAGGCACGGCGGATCTACGATGAGTTCCTCTCCAGCCACTCGGTCAGTCCTGTGAACATTGACAAGCAGGCCTGGATTGGGGAGGACATGCTGGCCAACCCCTCCCCAGACATGTTTcgcatccagcagctccag ATCTTCAACCTGATGAAGTTTGACAGCTACACACGCTTTGTGAAATCCCCACTCTACCAGGCCTGCCTGCGGGCAGAGAGCCAGGGCCAGCCCCTGCCTGACCTGCGGCCCCACTcccgcagcagcagcccccCTCCTGACCTCAGCAAG AAGACGAAGCTGAAGCTGGGCAAGTCGCTGCCACTGGGCGTGGAGACAGCGGGCAGCGGTGCCAACCGCAGCCTTCAGCGCTCCTTCAGGAAGGGAGAGCGGCGGGAGCCATCCTGGGCAG AGgggggagaaggcagcaggagtGCCATGCTGTGGAGGGAGTCCCAGGGCTCACTCAACTCTTCAGCCAGCCTGGACCTGGGCTTCTTGTCCTCGGCCAGCACAGCCGCCAGCCCCTGGGCGGAG GGCCAGCAGAAGAGCCTGGGGGGCAGcgaggcagagctgccagccaaACCCATGAAGTACTGCTGCGTGTACCTGCCCGACGGCACGGCCTCGCTGGCCTCTGTCCGGCCCGGCCACTCCATCCGGGACATGCTGGCAGGGATATGTGAGAAACGCGGCTTCCGCCTCCCCGACATCAAGGtcttcctggtggggaatgAGCAG AAAGCGTTGGTGCTGGACCAGGAGTGCTCTGTGTTGGCAGACCAGGAGGTGAAGCTGGAAAACAGGATAAGCTTTGA cctggaaaTCTCCTCCCTCAACAAGACCATCCGCATCACAGCCAAGTCAACCAAGCGCATCTGGGAAGCGCTGCAGCCCGTGCTGGGCAAGTACGGCGTGAGCGTGGAGCAGGCGCAGCTGCGCAGG CAAGGTGAGCCAGCCACCCTGGACTTGGAGAAGCTGGTCAGCACAGTGTCTGCTCAGAAACTTGTCTTGGAAACACCAGCAG ACGTGCGAGCGATGGGGAGCGCTGAGGCTGCGGCTGCCCCCTCTCTGCTCCGGAGTGAG GAGGGAAGCCCaacaggagcagagcctgacacaCGATGGGAGGtgccctcctccttctccaggccACAGTCTTCAGCTGCCATGAACCTCAACCGCCGCACGTACGACCTGGAAG ggctggtggagctgctgAACCGTGCCCAGAGCTGCCGGGCCAACGACCAGCGTGGGCTGCTCTCTAAGGAGGACCTGGTCCTGCCTGACTTCCTCCAGCTCCCCGTGCAGGATGACAGTGCCTGTGAGGGGTCACATCAGCCCAGTGCCCCTCAGGCTGGCTCTGAGGGAAGCAGCTGCCCTCAGGAAGAGCCTGCGCTGGCTCAGCCTTCGTTCGACCACAAGCTCTGA
- the LOC128814965 gene encoding LOW QUALITY PROTEIN: ADP-ribosylation factor-like protein 3 (The sequence of the model RefSeq protein was modified relative to this genomic sequence to represent the inferred CDS: deleted 1 base in 1 codon), producing MEEQQLIPEPVILFLPRGRGACQSRTRRRAPGTSPGSSPGGAAGRSDSQTMGDVQKGALQPPGTPQGSPSTPCPQGLLSVIQKLKGSPEQELRIVLLGLDNAGKTTLLKRLASEEVSTITPTQGFNIKSVQSHGLKLNVWDIGGQRSIRPYWKKYLGSTDLLIYVIDSADQKRFEETGQELAELTEDESLTGVPLLVFANKQDLVTAAPAAEIAEGLSLHTYRDREWQIQACSALSGEGVQDGMNWISSQIMNRKK from the exons ATGGAGGAACAGCAGCTAATTCCGGAGCCCGTAATCCTCTTCCTCCCCCGGGGACGGGGAGCGTGCCAGTCACGAACCCGCCGGCGGGCCCCGGGAACgagc cctggcagctccccgGGTGGTGCCGCGGGCCGGAGCGACTCCCAGACCATGGGTGATGTGCAGAAG GGTGCTCTGCAGCCGCCTGGCACCCCACAGGGCTCCCCTAGCACCCCCTGcccccaggggctgctctccGTCATCCAGAAGCTGAAGGGTTCGCCGGAGCAGGAGCTCCGCATcgtcctgctggggctggataACGCGGGCAAGACGACGCTGCTGAAGCGCCTGGCGTCCGAGGAGGTCAGCACCATCACCCCCACACAG GGATTCAACATTAAGAGCGTCCAGTCCCACGGTTTGAAGCTGAATGTTTGGGATATCGGGGGGCAGCGCTCCATCCGCCCGTACTGGAAGAAGTATCTGGGCAGCACAGACCTGCTG ATTTATGTCATTGACAGCGCCGACCAGAAGCGTTTCGAGGAGACAGGGCAG gagctggcagagctcacGGAGGACGAGTCCCTCACGGGGGTCCCGCTGCTGGTGTTTGCCAACAAGCAGGACCTGGTGACTGCAGCACCCGCAGCCGAAATCGCAGAAGGGCTGAGCCTCCACACCTACCGGGACCGGGAGTGGCAGATCCAGGCCTGCTCGGCCCTGTCTGGGGAAGGGGTGCAG GATGGGATGAACTGGATTTCCAGCCAGATCATGAACAGGAAGAAGTGA
- the LMAN2 gene encoding vesicular integral-membrane protein VIP36, whose product MAAGAGGLAAAAALLLALAGPRPAPAELTDGNNEHLKREHSLMKPYQGAGSAAMPLWDFTGSTMVTSQYVRLTPDERSREGSIWNRVPCFLKDWELHVHFKIHGAGKKNLHGDGLALWYTQERLTPGPVFGSKDNFHGLAIFLDTYPNDEATERVFPYISAMVNNGSLTYEHSKDGRGTELAGCSADLRNQNHDTFLAVRYSRGRLTVMTDVEDKNEWKNCIDIAGVQLPTGYFFGASAGTGDLSDNHDIISMKLFQLMVEHPVEDETVDWTKIEPRVSLLKSPKDNVDDPTGNFRSGPLTGWKVFLLLLCALLGIIVCAVVGAVVFQKRQERNKRFY is encoded by the exons ATGGCGGCGGGTGCGGGcgggctggcggcggcggccgcgctgctGTTGGCCCTGGCCGGGCCGCGCCCGGCGCCCGCCGAGCTCACGGATGGCAACAACGAGCACCTGAAGCGGGAGCACTCGCTGATGAAGCCGTACCAGG GCGCGGGCTCGGCCGCGATGCCCTTGTGGGACTTCACGGGCAGCACCATGGTCACCAGCCAGTACGTGCGCCTGACGCCCGACGAGCGCAGTCGGGAGGGCTCCATCTGGAACCGTGTG ccctgcttcCTCAAGGACTGGGAGCTCCACGTCCACTTCAAGATCCACGGAGCCGGCAAGAAGAACCTGCACGGGGATGGGCTGGCGCTGTGGTACACGCAGGAGCGCCTGACGCCAG GTCCTGTCTTTGGCAGCAAGGACAACTTCCATGGACTGGCTATTTTCCTTGACACCTATCCCAACGATGAGGCGACGGAG CGTGTGTTCCCCTACATCTCAGCCATGGTCAACAACGGCTCCCTGACCTACGAGCACAGCAAGGACGGGCGCGGGACGGAGCTGGCCGGGTGCTCGGCTGACCTGCGCAACCAGAACCACGACACCTTCCTGGCCGTGCGCTACTCCCGGGGCCGGCTCACG GTGATGACCGACGTGGAAGACAAGAACGAATGGAAGAACTGCATCGACATCGCAGGGGTGCAGCTGCCAACCGGGTACTTCTTTGGTGCTTCTGCTGGCACTGGAGATCTCTCTG ACAATCACGACATTATCTCGATGAAGCTGTTCCAGCTCATGGTGGAGCACCCTGTAGAAGATGAGACTGTTGACTGGACCAAGATCGAGCCGAGGGTCAGCCTCCTTAAATCCCCCAAAG ACAACGTGGATGACCCGACGGGGAATTTCCGGAGCGGGCCGCTGACGGgctggaaggtgttcctgctcctgctctgtgcgCTGCTGGGCATCATTGTCTGCGCCGTGGTGGGAGCCGTGGTCTTCCAGAAACGCCAGGAGCGGAACAAGCGTTTCTACTAG
- the B4GALT7 gene encoding beta-1,4-galactosyltransferase 7, with the protein MGPARRRDALRLRGGGSPPLLRLFPGRLSAFPLFLLALLLGFASLLWLQLSCSGEGPAPGGQHRGVPRQPCPPPAPPQPPQEEPSWGPHRLALLVPFRERFEELLAFVPYMHRFLSKKRIRHHIFILNQVDHFRFNRASLINVGFLESGNDTDYIAMHDVDLLPLNEHLDYSFPEAGPFHVASPELHPLYHYKTYVGGILLLTKQHYELCNGMSNRFWGWGREDDEFYRRIKGAGLQVRRPSGITTGYETFQHLHDPAWRKRDQKRIAAQKQEQFKVDREGGLNNVRYRIESRTDLSVAGAPCTVLNILLDCDTNETPWCTFG; encoded by the exons aTGGGCCCGGCCCGCCGCAGGGACGCGCTCCGGCTGCGCGGCGGAGG GTCGCCGCCGCTCCTGCGGCTCTTCCCCGGCCGCCTCTCCGCCTTCCCGCTGTTCCTGCTGGCGCTGCTGCTGGGCTTCGCTTCGCTGCtctggctccagctcagctgctcgGGCGAGGGGCCGGCGCCGGGCGGGCAGCACCGGGGGGTTCCCCGGCAGCCCTgcccgccccccgcgccgccgcaGCCGCCCCAGGAGGAGCCGTCGTGGGGGCCGCACCGGCTGGCGCTGCTGGTGCCCTTCCGAGAGCGCTTCGAGGAGCTGCTGGCCTTCGTGCCCTACATGCACCGCTTCCTCAGCAAGAAGAGGATCCGCCACCACATCTTCATCCTCAACCAAGTGGATCATTTCAG GTTTAACAGGGCATCCCTGATCAACGTGGGCTTCCTGGAGAGCGGCAACGACACCGACTACATCGCCATGCACGACGTGGATCTCCTGCCCCTCAACGAGCACCTGGACTACAGCTTCCCAGAGGCAGGGCCCTTCCACGTGGCATCCCCCGAGCTGCACCCGCTCTACCACTACAAGACCTACGTGGGTGGCATCCTGCTGCTCACCAAGCAGCACTATGAGTTG TGCAATGGCATGTCCAACCGCTTCTGGGGCTGGGGACGGGAGGACGATGAGTTTTATCGACGTATCAAAGGAGCTGGTCTCCAG gttCGTCGTCCCTCTGGAATCACAACTGGATACGAGACTTTCCAGCACCTGCACGACCCAGCCTGGAGGAAGAGGGACCAGAAGCGCATCGCTGCGCAGAAGCAG GAACAGTTCAAGGTGGATCGGGAGGGAGGCCTGAACAACGTGAGGTACCGAATCGAGTCACGGACAGATCTGAGCGTGGCAGGAGCCCCTTGCACCGTCCTCAATATCTTGCTGGACTGTGACACAAACGAGACCCCCTGGTGCACGTTTGGCTGA